In Rutidosis leptorrhynchoides isolate AG116_Rl617_1_P2 chromosome 2, CSIRO_AGI_Rlap_v1, whole genome shotgun sequence, one genomic interval encodes:
- the LOC139888961 gene encoding uncharacterized protein, which yields MWGQLNSIMRDVDTAWVLCGDFNEVRESSDRLNCVFHNRRAARFNEFIIKNNLIEIPIIGRKFKRISDDGAKFSKLDRFFVFDKFINLWKDLSVLPLDRKTSDHCPLVLRDKVIDYGPKPFKVFNEWFNNEDAGEIIKKAWDKPVGGSRKDCIFRDRLKNVKFDLRDWSKGAYGNLDKEIDSLKTKVDDWEKKAELGGLNESDRKSWIEVRRCWMEKESIKVNMLKQKSRTSWTLEGDENSKYFHATIKRRYNKNNIRGLNINGVWNKNPIDVKGEIVAHF from the coding sequence ATGTGGGGGCAACTTAATAGTATTATGAGAGATGTTGATACGGCTTGGGTTCTTTGTGGAGACTTTAATGAAGTTAGAGAAAGTTCGGATCGACTAAATTGTGTTTTTCATAATAGAAGGGCTGCACGTTTTAACGAGTTCATCATAAAAAATAACCTAATTGAAATCCCCATCATTGGAAGAAAGTTCAAGAGAATAAGTGATGATGGTGCAAAGTTTAGCAAGCTCGATAGGTTTTTTGTTTTTGATAAATTCATCAATCTTTGGAAGGACCTCTCGGTTCTCCCATTAGATAGAAAGACATCGGATCATTGTCCCTTGGTGTTGAGAGACAAAGTTATTGATTATGGCCCTAAACCTTTCAAAGTTTTCAACGAATGGTTCAACAACGAAGATGCGGGTGAAATAATTAAAAAAGCGTGGGATAAACCGGTGGGTGGCTCTCGAAAGGATTGCATATTTAGGGATAGATTGAAAAATGTTAAGTTTGATCTTAGGGATTGGAGCAAAGGAGCATATGGGAATTTAGACAAAGAAATTGACTCGCTCAAGACCAAGGTTGATGATTGGGAAAAAAAGGCAGAATTAGGTGGTTTGAATGAGAGTGATAGGAAATCATGGATAGAGGTGAGAAGATGTTGGATGGAAAAAGAAAGCATCAAAGTTAACATGCTTAAGCAAAAATCCCGAACAAGTTGGACTTTAGAAGGTGACGAAAACTCAAAATATTTCCATGCCACGATTAAGCGAAGATATAATAAAAACAATATTCGAGGTCTCAACATAAACGGTGTTTGGAACAAAAATCCGATCGATGTTAAGGGCGAAATAGTGGCACATTTTTAG